The Dehalococcoidia bacterium genome has a window encoding:
- a CDS encoding VOC family protein, giving the protein MAVRPVPEGYHTVTPFLMVNGAARFIDFLKAAFGAEEMFRMPGPQGNVMHAEVRIGDSIIMLADATDEHPPKPAMFYLYVEDADALYRRALQAGATSLAEPVDHFYGDRAGAVQDDWGNQWWIATHIEDVSPEELARRIAAGRQ; this is encoded by the coding sequence GTGGCTGTGAGACCCGTGCCCGAGGGCTACCACACCGTTACCCCTTTCTTGATGGTCAACGGGGCCGCCCGCTTCATCGACTTCCTCAAGGCCGCCTTCGGGGCCGAGGAGATGTTCCGCATGCCGGGGCCGCAGGGCAACGTAATGCACGCCGAGGTGCGGATCGGGGATTCCATCATCATGCTAGCCGATGCCACCGACGAGCACCCGCCCAAGCCGGCCATGTTCTACCTCTACGTCGAGGACGCCGACGCCCTCTACCGACGCGCCCTCCAGGCCGGCGCGACTTCGTTGGCCGAGCCTGTCGACCACTTCTACGGCGACCGGGCCGGGGCAGTCCAGGACGACTGGGGTAACCAGTGGTGGATCGCCACCCACATCGAGGACGTGTCGCCGGAGGAGTTGGCCCGCCGCATCGCCGCCGGCCGGCAATAG